From Anomalospiza imberbis isolate Cuckoo-Finch-1a 21T00152 chromosome 6, ASM3175350v1, whole genome shotgun sequence, one genomic window encodes:
- the ANKRD9 gene encoding ankyrin repeat domain-containing protein 9, whose amino-acid sequence MPWSVRWVGGCGGQSQKQCKKSSFAFYQAVRDLLPVWFLEDMRTMEAFHWEDGGKVSVYSPSEALLYALVHDHQPYARHLLTKFPQSALAVPSQSFSCCQSAPHLAMAVRYNRVRVLFRILKALQALPPSDRAAHLDRQGCSRVEGGKTALHMACELVRPECLLLLLGHGAAPCLHDSAGNTPLDTLLQQISHVPAANMRAKLLCLDCLFFFVPQDLKFAMKQQLLDNRQQWQDLLGENRFQCLVGLAPPSLFVGAMRVLIRTISPEHFPEALDNLPLPHFLKPLDLKLES is encoded by the coding sequence ATGCCCTGGAGCGTCCGCTGGGTCGGCGGCTGCGGCGGCCAGTCCCAGAAGCAGTGCAAGAAATCCTCCTTCGCCTTCTACCAGGCGGTGAGGGACCTGCTGCCCGTCTGGTTCCTGGAGGACATGCGGACCATGGAGGCCTTCCACTGGGAGGACGGGGGCAAGGTGAGCGTGTACTCGCCCTCGGAGGCGCTGCTCTACGCGCTGGTGCACGACCACCAGCCCTACGCCCGGCACCTGCTCACTAAGTTCCCCCAGAGcgccctggctgtgcccagccagAGCTTCAGCTGCTGCCAGTCGGCCCCGCACCTGGCCATGGCCGTCCGCTACAACCGCGTCCGGGTGCTCTTCCGAATCCTCAAGGCCCTGCAAGCCTTGCCCCCGAGTGACAGAGCCGCCCACCTGGACCGCCAGGGCTGCAGCCGCGTGGAGGGCGGCAAGACAGCCTTGCACATGGCCTGCGAGCTGGTGCGGCCCGagtgcctgctcctgctgctggggcacGGCGCGGCGCCCTGCCTGCACGACAGCGCTGGGAACACCCCCCTCGACACCCTCCTGCAGCAGATCTCCCACGTGCCGGCAGCTAACATGCGTGCCAAGCTCCTCTGCCTCGACTGCCTCTTCTTCTTCGTGCCTCAGGACCTCAAGTTTGCAATGAAACAGCAGCTGTTGGACAACAGGCAGCAGTGGCAGGACCTCCTGGGAGAGAACAGGTTCCAGTGCCTGGTGGGCTTAGCTCCCCCATCGCTGTTTGTCGGAGCCATGCGTGTCTTGATCAGGACCATTTCACCTGAGCACTTCCCAGAGGCTCTGGATAATCTGCCTCTGCCTCATTTTCTAAAGCCTTTGGACTTGAAACTGGAGAGCTAG